A section of the Elizabethkingia anophelis R26 genome encodes:
- a CDS encoding RtcB family protein, translating to MKITGNELISLGFRPGKWFAEALEYINENNLNEEQMTAYLEQFRLPEPIPLYEEPKDFIVNIRAEHESEQDNVEKVIQTMKVLMKTPTLVGGAVMPDACPTGPEGLIPVGGVVVAKNAIHPGFHSADICCSVMLTDFGKADPKEVLDTAHSVTHFGYGGRARGNQMPMSAILIEAFRGNAFLNDERLISLARDHMGTQGDGNHFLFVGISKNTGNTMLVTHHGSRAPGAALYDKGMKVANRFRQDISPETLKENAWIPFDTEEGQAYWEALQLIRQWTKENHTSIHDAVLAKMNTEKENRYWNEHNFVFRDGDLFFHAKGATPLDDKFMPDITGPRLIPLNMAEPVLIVQGTTNDRNLGFAPHGAGRNFSRSQHKRTLAHKTNEEVFAEETKGLDVRFFSNEIDISELPSAYKNAQNVRAQIEEYGLCEVLDEVMPYGCIMAGDVMKNAPWKKKKKLKNS from the coding sequence ATGAAAATTACAGGAAACGAATTAATTAGCTTAGGATTCAGACCGGGAAAATGGTTTGCAGAAGCATTAGAATATATCAACGAAAATAATCTGAATGAAGAACAGATGACAGCTTATCTGGAGCAGTTCAGACTACCGGAGCCAATTCCTTTATATGAAGAACCAAAAGACTTCATCGTTAACATCAGAGCTGAACACGAAAGCGAACAGGATAATGTGGAAAAAGTAATCCAAACCATGAAGGTATTAATGAAAACACCAACATTAGTTGGTGGCGCCGTAATGCCAGATGCCTGCCCTACCGGACCGGAGGGTCTGATCCCTGTAGGTGGTGTGGTGGTTGCTAAAAATGCAATTCATCCGGGATTCCATAGTGCAGATATCTGTTGCTCTGTTATGCTGACAGACTTCGGAAAAGCAGATCCTAAAGAAGTACTGGATACAGCGCATTCCGTAACGCATTTCGGATACGGCGGAAGAGCAAGGGGAAACCAAATGCCAATGTCTGCAATATTAATAGAAGCTTTCAGAGGAAATGCATTCCTGAATGATGAAAGATTAATAAGCTTAGCTCGCGACCATATGGGAACTCAGGGCGATGGTAATCATTTCCTTTTCGTAGGTATTTCCAAAAATACCGGAAATACAATGCTGGTAACACATCATGGATCAAGAGCTCCTGGTGCAGCATTATATGATAAAGGAATGAAGGTAGCCAATCGCTTCAGACAGGATATTTCTCCGGAAACCCTGAAGGAAAATGCATGGATCCCTTTTGATACAGAAGAAGGACAGGCTTACTGGGAGGCTTTACAACTGATAAGACAATGGACTAAAGAAAATCATACTTCTATTCATGATGCGGTATTGGCAAAAATGAATACAGAAAAGGAAAACAGATACTGGAACGAACATAATTTCGTATTCAGAGACGGAGATTTATTTTTCCACGCTAAAGGAGCAACTCCGTTGGACGACAAATTTATGCCGGATATTACAGGTCCCAGACTCATCCCTCTGAATATGGCGGAGCCTGTATTGATTGTTCAGGGAACAACCAACGACAGAAATTTAGGATTTGCTCCTCACGGTGCAGGAAGAAACTTCAGCAGAAGCCAGCATAAAAGAACGCTGGCACATAAAACCAATGAAGAAGTTTTCGCTGAAGAAACCAAAGGATTGGATGTACGATTCTTTTCCAACGAAATCGATATTTCCGAGCTTCCAAGCGCTTATAAAAATGCACAGAATGTAAGGGCTCAGATTGAAGAATATGGCCTTTGCGAAGTACTGGATGAAGTAATGCCTTATGGTTGTATTATGGCCGGGGACGTTATGAAAAATGCACCCTGGAAAAAGAAGAAGAAATTGAAGAACTCCTGA
- a CDS encoding HopJ type III effector protein → MILEQLDKSPEAIAFNDVIAYIDGNYDFTPTEFKNGNTVNEAGQNNGSCKVFSFAKSNNLSKEDTLNLFGAFYREDVLKNPEGTDHQNIRNFIEFGWDGIAFKGEALKAK, encoded by the coding sequence ATGATATTAGAACAATTAGATAAGTCTCCTGAAGCTATAGCGTTTAACGATGTTATTGCTTACATCGACGGCAATTATGATTTTACCCCAACTGAATTCAAAAATGGTAATACAGTAAATGAAGCAGGCCAGAATAATGGCTCTTGTAAGGTATTCAGCTTTGCAAAATCGAATAATCTGTCTAAAGAAGATACATTAAATCTTTTCGGAGCATTCTACAGAGAAGATGTATTGAAAAATCCGGAAGGTACAGACCACCAGAACATCAGAAACTTTATAGAGTTTGGATGGGACGGAATTGCCTTTAAAGGGGAGGCGCTAAAAGCGAAATAA
- a CDS encoding helix-turn-helix transcriptional regulator: MSSNKNALIRYKTLDKCLKNKYRKYTLDDLIDECSEALFEYEGKESYVSKRTIQLDLQNMRSEKFGYEAPIEVYERKYYRYSDPEYSIHHISVNESDLKAMNNAIQILKQFKDFSMFREMNGVLQKLEDSVNAVQQKSIIHLDKNEQLKGLEHIDVLYQAVLNKKVLKILYKSFTARDFSTYTVHPQLLKEFNNRWFLICLYKGSMYNLALDRMENIETDEQSAYIDKNLNGDEYFKDVVGVTVSGSMHPRNVVFFVDKSNAPYVKTKPLHHSQQIVEEKEDGTVFVIKVQLNYELERLLLGFGESLVLYQPLRLKKRIEQKLQKAVSNYKESESLN, translated from the coding sequence ATGTCTTCTAATAAAAATGCATTGATCCGTTATAAAACGCTGGACAAATGCCTGAAAAATAAATACCGGAAGTATACACTGGACGATCTGATAGATGAATGTTCGGAAGCCTTGTTTGAATATGAAGGAAAGGAATCGTATGTAAGCAAACGGACGATACAACTGGATTTGCAGAATATGCGCAGTGAGAAGTTTGGCTATGAAGCACCAATAGAAGTATATGAGCGTAAGTATTACCGCTATAGTGATCCGGAATATAGCATTCATCATATTTCGGTTAATGAAAGTGATCTGAAAGCCATGAATAATGCAATACAGATTCTGAAGCAGTTCAAAGACTTTTCGATGTTCCGGGAAATGAATGGTGTATTGCAGAAGCTTGAAGATTCGGTAAATGCAGTTCAGCAGAAGTCAATTATTCATCTGGATAAAAATGAACAATTAAAAGGTCTTGAACATATTGATGTATTATATCAGGCTGTATTGAATAAAAAGGTACTGAAGATTCTCTATAAAAGCTTCACTGCCAGAGATTTTAGTACCTATACTGTTCATCCGCAGCTGCTAAAAGAATTTAACAACCGCTGGTTCCTGATATGTCTATATAAGGGAAGTATGTATAATCTGGCACTGGACAGAATGGAAAATATTGAGACAGATGAACAATCTGCCTATATTGATAAAAACTTGAATGGTGATGAATATTTTAAAGATGTTGTAGGAGTTACTGTTTCGGGGAGTATGCATCCCCGAAATGTTGTTTTCTTTGTGGATAAAAGCAATGCTCCTTATGTGAAAACAAAACCTTTGCATCACAGCCAGCAGATTGTGGAAGAGAAAGAAGATGGAACGGTCTTTGTGATCAAAGTTCAGCTAAATTATGAACTGGAACGTCTGTTGTTGGGCTTTGGAGAAAGCCTGGTACTATACCAGCCGTTAAGATTAAAGAAGCGTATTGAGCAAAAGCTGCAGAAAGCGGTCAGTAATTACAAGGAATCTGAATCTTTGAATTGA
- a CDS encoding FEKKY domain-containing protein, giving the protein MKKLILINFLILILVGAAFLASEYFMTYPAKFNIGKFFQQISFTPGILFIIASAVFSLPFSFLRMKRLNFREKYLRVFPVMNLILIVLIIKVSYPIYAETKTRIEGMQQQYIIKAKNDIRNDLIIYEYAGGITDTYNEKLAQQTDSITKKYGIVYQNTGCIIDNESIEARKKYTEITEAYLIQRNGKGWKTKMDAEINSLKKKN; this is encoded by the coding sequence GTGAAAAAACTGATTCTCATTAATTTTCTCATTCTTATTTTAGTAGGTGCAGCGTTTCTCGCATCAGAATATTTTATGACCTATCCAGCAAAATTTAATATTGGAAAGTTTTTTCAACAGATTAGTTTCACACCAGGTATCCTGTTTATAATTGCTTCTGCTGTTTTTTCTTTGCCTTTTAGCTTTCTTCGTATGAAAAGGCTAAACTTCAGGGAAAAATATTTAAGAGTATTCCCTGTGATGAATTTAATTTTAATAGTATTAATTATAAAAGTTTCATATCCCATCTATGCTGAAACAAAAACAAGAATTGAGGGGATGCAGCAACAATATATTATTAAAGCAAAAAATGACATAAGAAATGACCTGATTATTTATGAATATGCGGGTGGAATTACAGATACATATAATGAAAAACTAGCTCAGCAAACAGATAGTATTACTAAAAAATACGGAATTGTATATCAGAATACAGGCTGTATAATAGACAATGAAAGCATCGAAGCCCGAAAGAAATATACTGAGATTACAGAAGCCTATTTAATCCAAAGAAATGGAAAAGGCTGGAAAACAAAAATGGATGCTGAGATAAATTCTTTAAAAAAGAAAAACTAA
- a CDS encoding TonB-dependent receptor plug domain-containing protein: MLLNLYDVNKSLLSASMLLVAASCLHAQNWQSKTIHDGKVSYFRYAEGASLHINKCEFMNTKEGATKLWGKCSFTIKERGKEPETIILKENEEYILVVSKPREKSEIRIEGVELSARKKQFSEIEIKQEALQNLQSFSLGDVLQQLPGQYVQKFDNTQFKNIVFRTASGSSITGTSGIPAGDEFGNKAFGVQLMVNDVVLSNNENMQSYNSANSSPFALSFNASTRGGNLTPAQANYGVDLREIPTENIESVEVIQGIPDAKYGDLTSGLIKVTTTAKASPLRLDASLREGTYQLGLTKGFRLDKDNALTTSFDYMNSLSDPRTSLVGYDRISANALWAHNKRQFRNKLSFSFSQNTSKGKRDPDDLDGVIIDVDNKSFSLSNNIRYNFSGTNRRSWFRSISADIGLSYASQFTARRYWLNQGARPYGTATENSVYYAPYTPPSYENQAYADGKPFNVYANISTEGNYVSKSKWSHAYSLGINYRYGDNFGKGRYGTAGKNETMLSVGDSRSGMRDYNYRDNVLATTQYALYIQDNITKMFANKHILRANIGLRYDIQNSASTFSPRVNTSYQMGKFTIRGGVGLTSKAPSLNQLYTGPRYFDMLLGDYRLPGYYSAAIMQTVVTPGDNSELSPSRSWKTEAGVDYRFSFATINLTGYYNKLFDGFTTMAVPKVMDKAKVNVSVTGTEIPVFEITGTEKFHYLQNRIVNGYESTDKGLELMASFKRIEPLNLVVGFNATYVETTSVKDPSILTVDKPQIIDKNFQYGLYNDTKAKNTMARASFSFDYHLASSGMIIGLRTDHFLVDKKFTNENDIYPVGYIDYNLNQVMISEANRKDQIYQNLFRKRTAEKLSGLGSKTLHNVHLRVTKDFLSGFRLSVYVSNVFNLKPYNEDGYVYTNFTPISFGSNISYRF; encoded by the coding sequence TTGTTACTTAATCTGTATGATGTGAATAAATCTTTACTAAGCGCTTCCATGCTTTTGGTGGCAGCCAGTTGTCTGCATGCCCAAAATTGGCAATCGAAAACAATACATGATGGAAAGGTATCTTATTTTCGATATGCTGAAGGAGCTTCTTTACATATTAATAAATGTGAATTTATGAATACAAAGGAAGGTGCAACCAAGCTTTGGGGAAAATGTAGTTTTACCATTAAAGAACGTGGAAAAGAGCCTGAAACAATTATATTAAAAGAGAACGAAGAGTATATTCTTGTTGTCTCAAAACCAAGAGAGAAATCCGAGATCCGGATTGAAGGTGTAGAACTTTCTGCCAGAAAAAAACAATTCTCGGAAATTGAAATTAAACAGGAAGCACTGCAAAATTTGCAGTCTTTTTCTCTCGGAGATGTATTACAACAATTACCAGGGCAATATGTTCAAAAATTTGATAATACCCAGTTTAAGAACATCGTTTTCAGAACAGCTAGTGGTAGCTCCATAACCGGGACGTCTGGAATTCCTGCCGGAGATGAATTTGGTAATAAAGCTTTTGGGGTACAGTTAATGGTGAATGATGTGGTCCTGTCCAATAATGAAAATATGCAGAGCTATAATTCTGCAAATAGCTCTCCTTTTGCGCTGAGTTTTAATGCATCAACCAGGGGAGGAAATCTAACGCCTGCTCAGGCTAATTATGGAGTCGATCTTCGCGAAATTCCTACTGAAAATATCGAAAGCGTAGAGGTGATACAGGGAATTCCTGATGCTAAGTATGGTGACCTTACTTCAGGTCTTATTAAAGTAACTACTACAGCCAAAGCTTCACCTCTGAGGCTGGATGCATCTCTTCGTGAAGGAACATATCAGCTGGGACTTACAAAGGGCTTCCGGCTGGATAAAGACAATGCGCTTACCACATCTTTTGACTATATGAATTCCCTGTCCGATCCCAGAACCAGTCTTGTAGGCTATGACAGGATTAGTGCTAATGCCTTGTGGGCACATAATAAAAGGCAATTCCGGAATAAATTATCGTTTAGTTTTTCACAGAATACAAGTAAGGGGAAAAGAGATCCCGATGATCTGGACGGAGTAATCATTGATGTTGATAATAAAAGCTTTTCATTAAGCAATAATATAAGATACAACTTTAGCGGGACTAACAGAAGATCGTGGTTTAGAAGTATAAGTGCCGACATTGGGCTAAGCTATGCTTCTCAGTTTACAGCCCGCAGATACTGGCTGAATCAGGGCGCACGCCCATATGGTACAGCAACTGAAAATAGCGTGTACTATGCCCCCTATACCCCACCAAGTTATGAAAATCAGGCCTATGCTGATGGTAAACCCTTTAATGTTTATGCTAATATAAGCACCGAGGGAAATTATGTATCCAAATCAAAATGGTCACATGCTTACTCTCTGGGAATCAATTACAGATATGGAGATAACTTCGGAAAAGGAAGATACGGAACAGCAGGAAAGAATGAAACAATGCTTTCTGTAGGAGACAGCAGGAGTGGTATGCGGGATTACAACTATCGTGATAATGTTTTGGCAACAACCCAATATGCACTTTATATACAGGATAACATAACCAAAATGTTTGCTAATAAACATATATTAAGGGCTAATATAGGGCTGCGTTATGACATCCAAAACTCGGCATCAACATTCTCTCCAAGGGTTAATACCTCTTATCAGATGGGTAAGTTTACCATAAGAGGTGGGGTAGGCCTTACCTCAAAAGCTCCTTCGCTTAATCAGTTGTATACCGGACCCAGGTATTTTGATATGCTACTGGGTGATTATCGGTTACCCGGCTATTATAGTGCGGCTATTATGCAAACGGTAGTTACCCCCGGTGATAATTCAGAGCTGAGTCCATCCCGAAGCTGGAAAACGGAAGCAGGTGTTGACTACCGGTTTTCATTTGCAACTATCAATTTAACCGGATATTATAATAAGTTATTTGACGGGTTTACGACAATGGCTGTCCCAAAGGTAATGGATAAAGCAAAGGTAAATGTAAGCGTTACGGGAACCGAAATTCCGGTTTTTGAAATAACAGGAACAGAAAAATTTCATTATCTGCAAAACAGGATTGTAAACGGTTATGAATCTACAGATAAAGGACTGGAATTAATGGCCAGTTTTAAAAGAATTGAACCATTGAATCTTGTTGTTGGCTTTAATGCCACATATGTAGAAACCACAAGTGTAAAAGATCCATCTATATTAACCGTAGACAAGCCTCAGATTATTGATAAGAACTTTCAGTATGGACTGTATAATGATACTAAAGCTAAAAATACAATGGCAAGAGCAAGTTTTAGTTTTGATTATCATTTAGCTTCATCCGGAATGATTATAGGATTGCGGACGGATCACTTTTTAGTAGATAAAAAATTCACAAATGAAAATGATATTTATCCGGTAGGGTACATTGATTATAATCTGAATCAAGTGATGATTTCAGAGGCTAATCGTAAAGATCAGATATATCAGAATCTATTCAGAAAGCGGACTGCAGAAAAGCTTTCAGGTCTTGGAAGTAAAACACTGCACAATGTTCATCTAAGGGTGACCAAAGATTTTTTGAGTGGTTTCCGGTTATCTGTTTATGTCAGCAATGTATTCAACCTCAAACCTTATAATGAAGATGGATATGTTTACACGAACTTCACACCAATTTCGTTTGGGTCCAATATATCCTACAGATTTTAA